The window CGATCTCGGCAGCTAGCTCCACACCAGATGGACCTCCACCAACAATCAGAACTGATCCAGAAGATTTGATCTTTTCATATTCTGCAACCAAATAGACATAAATCACGAATGTGAGGATATCATCATCGCTCACAATCTCAATACCAACAGAAATCACAAATGCGAGGATTAAGAAGAGTCATACCAGCTTGGTAATGTGACAGCTTCTCTTGTCTAGTTTTAGGGAACAAGTCATTGTGACTTGTAGCAATCACAAGATAGTCATAACCAATGACAGATCCATCTTCAGTCATAACATCACTATATGTGATATTGATCGCCGGAGAAGTTACAACATGGCCTTGTTTCAAGTAACTCTTGTGGTTAATAACTGTTCTTTCAGCAAACTTAGGCTCCACcatgtaagaaaataattatttcttacccATGTATGTAGTCTTATAGTTAGTAGATTATTTAAttgggtttgttatattttgtttttaatcatttgGGAACTAAAATGACAGATGTTAAGCTACATGTGAAGCTTATGCTTATAAGGAGAAGTATTAAGCTACATGTCATGCTAAAGCTTATAAGAGAACAAGTGTGAATTTGCATGTTGTGTTTGAAGCAATGCTAGACACTTGTTCTCACACTTGTCACCACTGTCTTCATCTCTACTATGATGGATGGATGAGATTAAATTAGAAGACAAAACCATTATGAGGAGTAAGGTCCTCTTCCCTCCTATAAATAGATGGTTTGCTCAATCACAAATcatcacaagaacaaaaacaacacataaagaaaagagtttataggAAAGGGGAGAGAAACCTTATCTTCCACCTAAAGATCATCTAAGAGTTTCTTTTCAAGTCTTCAAGCCAaaccattgaagaagaagaaaccattcaagGAAGCATCATTTCTACAATGAGTGGAGGTATTACTTTAACCCTCTTTATGATTCTATTATGtgattaatatagatgtttaagATCTTGGGGTTCATGTTAAAAGAATGTTTAACATGTGGTATCAAAGCTTATGGTTATGAACATCTAATTAATCCATTAAGAATAAtagatttatggtttaaagaactgaaaattaaagctttaagtTATGATGTTTGTACacttgaatttttgtttgatttaagtTTCAAGTCACAATATgtgtttaaattaaaatatatatatatatatatagatatatataagtGATAAAAGATTGGTTTATCTTAATGTGCATAATTAAGAAATTGATATCACCATAATAGTTTTATCTTATAATGATTTGCATacagaaaaccaaaatatttaaattttgatatgtttatgtattcatTAGCTACCCACAGGTAGGCTATTGACataaaacatgatcaataatttattagaatGTTTGTATATGAGTTAATTAAGTATATGCACAGATCGCTTAATTAATCTGATACATCATTCAAGAAAAATTTTCTGAAAGTTATGACATTAGGATATATTATAATGACTACCCACAGGAGCATTATAATTTGAAGTCATATGcattcaataatttttgttaatgtgtTGTTTAAATTTTGAGCCTCAATTAAAGCTTGTTATATCTCTAAATCGCAGCATCATTTCCTGCTAATTTGCCATCTATGGTCTCTATTGTTCTGATCCTCACTGGAACCAACTTCTCAGAATGGAAAGAGAAAGTTGAGTTCACATTAGGAGTACTAGATATGGATTTGGCACTTCGTGAAGAAGAGCCAGATCCCTTAACTATAATTAGTACTGAGGAAGAAAAGGCTCTCCATAAAGCTTGGGAGAAAGCGAACAGATTAAGcatgatgtttttaaaaatgaccaTAGCTAGCAATATTAAAACTTCCCTTCCAAATGCAGATAAAGCTATAGATTATGTAGCAGCTATAGAAGAACGGTTTAAGACTGCAGACAAATCCCTTGCAGGGAAACTTATGGCAGATCTTACAACCATTAAGTATGATGGGACCATGTCTATGCATGAACATTGTATTGAAATGACCAACCTTGCGGCTAAACTAAAGAATTTAGGAATGAGTGTGGACGATTCATTTCTTGTCCAATTTATCATAAATTCACTACCTCCTTAGTATGGACTCTTTCAGATCAATTATAATGCAATTGATGAAAGGTGGACATCTAATGAATTGGCTAATAAACTAGTCCAAGAGGAGGCTAGACTTGGTCGTGAAGGAATTAAAGTTTCCCATCATGTTCAAGGAGCTGGACCTAAAGTTGGGTTTGGGCATAAAAAGAGCCATCAAAGAGCACAACCCACAATGAACGATTCCGATCAAGTTAATCCGaagaaaaaggcaaagaaaGATTACAGGtgcaacttttgtaaaaaggTTGGACACTTTCAGAAAGATTGCCCTAAAAGAAGAGAATGGTTCGAAAAGAAAGGTAATCCTATGGGTTCCGTAAGCTTTTTCGAATCtaattttacttatgtttcttccaaaacttggtGGATTGATAGCGGTGCTAATGTACATGTAACGAATTCCGTACAGGGATTCCTTACGATCCAGACCATAAATTCAAGTGAAAACTACTTACTGATGGGAAATCGAGACAAGGCACCAGTTGAAGCTGTTGGCACCTATCGTCTCATTTTAGATGGTAGATTTTGTCTAGATTTATATCAGACTCTTTATGTTCCATCTATTTCCCGTAATTTAGTTTCTGTAAGCAAATTTGATTTGGCTGGTTTTAAATCTACTCAAGGAGATggttgttttaatatatttctgaaCTCTAAACGAATTGGTTCTGGAATATTAGTTGATGGtctttatatgttaaaactggCTGATCAACCTTATGAGACACATCTCTCCTTGTATTATGAAagtagacttaaaaataaaacatgtattgaTATCTCATATTTCTTGTGGCATAAAAGATTAGGACATATTTCTTATGAAAGAATTAAAAGATTGGTGAAAGATGGAGTCATTCCGAATCTTGATTTTACCAATAAGAAAATGAGTATAGATTGCATTAAAGGTAAGCAAACTAAACACACTAAGAAATGAGCCACAAGAAGTACATAGCTTCTTGAAATCATACATACAGATATTTGTGGACCATTTGACATTCCAACTTTTGGAGGTGAAAAGTACTTCAtcacttttattgatgattattcACGTTATTGTTATCTCTATTTATTGCATGAAAAATCTCAATCTGTGGATGCTGTACAAGCATTCATTAATGAAGTTGAGAGGCAATTAGATAGAAAGGTGAAAATCATAANNNNNNNNNNNNNNNNNNNNNNNNNNNNNNNNNNNNNNNNNNNNNNNNNNNNNNNNNNNNNNNNNNNNNNNNNNNNNNNNNNNNNNNNNNNNNNNNNNNNNNNNNNNNNNNNNNNNNNNNNNNNNNNNNNNNNNNNNNNNNNNNNNNNNNNNNNNNNNNNNNNNNNNNNNNNNNNNNNNNNNNNNNNNNNNNNNNNNNNNNNNNNNNNNNNNNNNNNNNNNNNNNNNNNNNNNNNNNNNNNNNNNNNNNNNNNNNNNNNNNNNNNNNNNNNNNNNNNNNNNNNNNNNNNNNNNNNNNNNNNNNNNNNNNNNNNNNNNNNNNNNNNNNNNNNNNNNNNNNNNNNNNNNNNNNNNNNNNNNNNNNNNNNNNNNNNNNNNNNNNNNNNNNNNNNNNNNNNNNNNNNNNNNNNNNNNNNNNNNNNNNNNNNNNNNNNNNNNNNNNNNNNNNNNNNNNNNNNNNNNNNNNNNNNNNNNNNNNNNNNNNNNNNNNNNNNNNNNNNNNNNNNNNNNNNNNNNNNNNNNNNNNNNNNNNNNNNNNNNNNNNNNNNNNNNNNNNNNNNNNNNNNNNNNNNNNNNNNNNNNNNNNNNNNNNNNNNNNNNNNNNNNNNNNNNNNNNNNNNNNNNNNNNNNNNNNNNNNNNNNNNNNNNNNNNNNNNNNNNNNNNNNNNNNNNNNNNNNNNNNNNNNNNNNNNNNNNNNNNNNNNNNNNNNNNNNNNNNNNNNNNNNNNNNNNNNNNNNNNNNNNNNNNNNNNNNNNNNNNNNNNNNNNNNNNNNNNNNNNNNNNNNNNNNNNNNNNNNNNNNNNNNNNNNNNNNNNNNNNNNNNNNNNNNNNNNNNNNNNNNNNNNNNNNNNNNNNNNNNNNNNNNNNNNNNNNNNNNNNNNNNNNNNNNNNNNNNNNNNNNNNNNNNNNNNNNNNNNNNNNNNNNNNNNNNNNNNNNNNNNNNNNNNNNNNNNNNNNNNNNNNNNNNNNNNNNNNNNNNNNNNNNNNNNNNNNNNNNNNNNNNNNNNNNNNNNNNNNNNNNNNNNNNNNNNNNNNNNNNNNNNNNNNNNNNNNNNNNNNNNNNNNNNNNNNNNNNNNNNNNNNNNNNNNNNNNNNNNNNNTATGATGAGTCATGCTAACCTACCTATATCCTTGTGGATGGACGCATTACGTACTGCGGTCTATATTTTGAATAGGGTACCTAGCAAAGCAGTTTCAAAGACCCCTTTTGAACTGTGGAAAGGCTGGAAACCTAGTCTGTCACACCTCCAAGTTTGGGAGTGTCCAGCTGAAGTAAGAATTTACAATCCACATGAAAAGAAATTAGACTTCAGAACGATCAGTGGTTTCTTTATAGGTTACCCTGAGAAGTCTAAAGGATATAGATTTTATTGTCCATCCCATAGTCCGAGAATAGTAGAAACCAATAATGCTAGATTTTTTGAGAATGGTGAGATTAGTGGGAGTAATAAAGTTCATGATATAACTATTCAGGAAACTAGGGTTGATATTCCATTACCCTTAGTTCCGAATGTTGGGATTCCTAGCATTGTTGAACCGTTAAAAAATGAGGAAACCCCATTGAATGATCACACACTCCATGATGAAAATCTTGCCAATAATGATCATGAAGCACAAGAGGAACCAACATTAAGAAGATCAAATCGTACGAGGAGATCTGCTATTTCAGATGACTTTGTGATTTATCAAATAGAATCtggagaagaaaacattaaagatcCGGTTTCTTATTCACAAGCCATGAAGGATGTTAATTCTGATATATGGATTGATGCCAGTAGAGATGAAATAGACTCAATGGTTAAGAATGAAGTTTGGGACATCGTTCCATTGCCTGATGGACACAAAGCAGTCAGGTGTAAGTGGATCTTTAAGACCAAACTCGACTGTAATGGCAATGTAGAACGATATAAAGCCAGAATGGTAGCCAAAGGGTTTAGTCAAAAGGAAGGGATCAATTATAGTGATATTTTTTCACCTGTGTTTAGAAAAGACTCTCTCAGAATTATCATGGCGTTAGTAGCTTAGTATGATCTCGAGTtacatcaaatggatgtgaaaactGCCTTTCTTAATGGAGACTTGCAAGAAGAAGTCTATATGCGCCAACCTGAAGGCTTCATAATCGAAGGTCAGGAAGATATGGTTTGCAAATTGAAGAAATCAATatatggactgaaacaagctTCGAGGCAATGGTATCTAAAGTTTGATGAAACCATCACGAAATTTggtttcaaagaaaacattgtaGATCCATGTATATACCTCAAGATCAGTGGGAGTAAGttcatatttttggttttgtatgttgatgacatctTATTAGCCAGTAATGATCTTGGTCTACTACATGAGACTAAGAGTTATCTCTCTAAGAACTTTGATATGAAAGATATGGGTGAGGCATCCTATGTGATAGGAATTGAAATATTCCGTGATAGATCACTAGGaattttaggattgtctcagaAAGCATATATTGAtaaagttcttgagagatttggcaTGATGATGTGTTCTTCTAATAATGTTCCTATGCAAAAGGGTGACAAGCTTAATCTTAAGCAATGTCCGCAGAATGAATTGGAATATAATGAAATGCAAAAGTACCCTTATGCATCTCTTGTGGGAAGTTTAATGTACGCACAGGTCTGCACTCGACCTGATATTAGCCATGCAGTCGGAATGTTGGGTAGATTTCAGAGTAACCCAGGACTTGCTCATTGGAAAGCTGCGAAGAAAGTTTTGAGATACCTAAAGGGAACAAGAAACTACATGTTGACATATCGAAAATCAACACATCCACAGATGGTTGGATTTTCAGACTCAGATTTTGGTGGATGTGAAGATTCTAGGCATTGTACTCTCGGCTATGTGTATCTCCTTGGTGGAGGTGCCATTTCATGGAAAAGCCAGAAGTCAGAATTGATTTATTCATCCACCATGGAGGCTGAGTATGTAGCATGTTATGAGGCTTCTATTCAAGGTACATGGTTGCGGAATTTCGTGTCAGAGTTTggggttttgaattttgttgacAAACCTCTAACTCTTTACTGTGACAATCAAGCcgcaatcttcttctctaagcATGATAGGATATCTAAAGGAGCCAAGCATATGGAACTCAAATATCTACCATTAAAGCAAGatgttaaaagagaaaagtttgtcATTGAACACATAGGCACTGAGCTAATGGTCGCAGACATATTTACGAAAGCATTACCTCCAAAGACATTTATGAAGCATGCAGAAAGTATGGGTCTGGAGGATAGCACTTAATTATGTTGTCTGATAATGTTTTAGCCTATGTTTGACATTTATAAGAGCTCTCTTATGACTTTTACATCTTCTATTCTCTTTCCAACGTGCGCACACATTATTGTTTATTGGAATTATTGATAACAGAATGTGTCTTAAAAGACATCAAAGAGACCATTAAAGATAACTCCTACTTATGGAATAATGTTTATGGTCTAGCTATGAAAAGTAGTCAATGTAGTAGTACATGGAAGGAATCATGTTGCAAAATGATGTGTGACCGCCATGACTATCATTGGTTACAAGATTAGCTAAGACACTTATGAAAGACCAAATGagaaatataacatattatgCCGGCCTTATGATTCCCGAGTAAAACCATTATACTAACGACCAAGTGGGAgaatgtaagaaaataattatttcttacccATGTATGTGGTCTTATAGTTAGTAGGTTATTTAATTGGGTttgttctattttgtttttaatcatttgGGAACTAAAAGGACAGGTGTTAAGCTACATGTGAAGCTTATGCTTATAAGGACAAGTATTAAGCTACATGTCATGCTAAAGCTTATAAGAGAACAAGTATGAAGTTGCATGTTGTGTTTGAAGCAATGCTAGACACTTGTTCTCACACTTGTCACCACTGTCTTCATCTCTACTATGATGGATGTTTGAGATTAAATTAGAAGACAAAACCCTTATGAGGAGTAAGGTCCTCTTCCTTCCTATAAATAAATGGTTTGCTCAATCACAAATcatcacaagaacaaaaacaacacataaagaaaagagtttataggAAAGGGGAGAGAAACCTTATCTTCCACCTTAAGATCATCTAAGAGTTTCTTTTCAAGTCTTCAAGCCAAGccattaaagaagaagaaaccattcaagGAAGCCATTAACAATGAGTGGAGGTATTACTTTAACCCTGTTTATGATTCTATTATGtgattaatatagatgtttaagATCTTGGGGTTCATGTTAAAAGAATGTTTAACACACGATGGATCTCAAACTTGCCCATGTAATCTCAAAGTACTCCTTCCTGTTTTAAATGTGTCAAAGACAAATCGTTGAAGCTTTAAGACCAAAACGAAGAACAATAAAAATGGTGTTTTTAAGAATCTGGTGAAAGTAACTTACGGATCGATGAGGGTTACGTCAGCATCGGACTGAAGCAATTTCGCGGAGAGAGAGCCGGCGATTCCACCGCCGATCACCACCACTCTCTTGCCTTGTCTAGACCCAGGTTCCATTTTTATcgaattgaacaaaaaaatctaaggTTTTTTTCGAATGCTCTTCtttaggtttcttcttcttccaaatcaaATTGAAGAGtcgatatatatagagagagaagtgTAGAAAGGTTGACAGAGAGGTAAAATGACTTTGAGATTGACGTGTTTAGTGACTTCAGATacctgaggaagaagacgaagagtcaTGTCGAGCTTCCCTTACGCTTACATCATCGAATACGTCAATGGCGGACGAACTGCcaatgtttcaattttttccttttgttcctTAAAGAAACTATTGGGCCTTCGAGTTTTGAAGACTGGGCCAATTACAAAGCCATCCGGTTTTAAATGGTTAATTAAGAGAGATTACTTCTGGATACATCATTTCAACTTTCAACGGAGATTCAGGCTTCTAAGGTAaccattagaaaaacaaaagaaaaatgaataaaaaagaataatgagaaacggaataaacaatttttgaagaatgaaaggaaaagatacagagaaaaaataaaataatgaatggtaaccaaataataacaatatttttaaaaatagattaaatattaaatcaatcaatgaataaaaatactaatattacttttaatgtatataaaataaattttacatttgattttaaaataaaatttgtgaattaaattttagaGACATCATATTAAATACTAATAGTTAATATtaacctacaataaaatttaatttaaaatattctttagtttttatttatgatatacacatcttttaaatttaatttactattcatacaatttccaaataaagctttcaaattaatttaacatgaaATTTTGTATCAAAGATACTTTTCTGCCAATATACNNNNNNNNNNNNNNNNNNNNNNNNNNNNNNNNNNNNNNNNNNNNNNNNNNNNNNNNNNNNNNNNNNNNNNNNNNNNNNNNNNNNNNNNNNNNNNNNNNNNNNNNNNNNNNNNNNNNNNNNNNNNNNNNNNNaaataataacaatatttttaaaaatagattaaatattaaatcaatcaatgaataaaaatactaatactacttttaatgtatataaaataaattttacatttgattttaaaataaaatttgtgaattaaattttagaGACATCATATTAAATACTAATAGTTAATATtaacctacaataaaatttaatttaaaatattctttagtttttatttatgatatacacatcttttaaatttaatttactattcATACAATTTCCAAATAACGCTTTCAAATTAAcatgaaattttgtataaaGATACTTTTCGGCCAATATACtgtgaaaaatatgaatattattgtattataaaattaaaatattattaataaacatattttttatttattttaaaataaaaaacgaattttaatattaattctttttgtgtTCCATTTGTTCTTCATCAATTTTGGAGACGAACATTTTTGGTCTAGTGTTCCTCATTTTATGAAGAATGTAGAGGAACGATGAGGAAATAATATtctttgtaaattgtaaaaattTCGAAGAATGAAAAGGAACATCATATTCCTTCTCattcttttcctaaattttggTTACCAGTTGGAGCTTCAATCTCGATGGGTAATGCAAATGATTGAAGagattgtttcttttatttttcattttagaaGTTGTATTACTGGTTTCTtcctattttatataataaagctaatatttaaaataataataattttgttccTATAAACACCAGAAATCTAGTATTTATTGGATGGAGGAAGTttgtataaatttgttttagatttaaaaCGTGTGGAacagatcaaaccaaaaaaaaacaaaaaacaaaaagttgaatttattttaatgtttatcATTCCTTGCTTGTAGTTACCGGTATATACTCGACGTTGGAATCACGTTTTTTAGGGCCGCATATCATTGAAACGCATGTATAtgaaaaaataacataacagaaaaaaaaaaaaagaaacatgtggTCAACAACATTAAGCTGATGACTCCACACTTGTTCATCCTTTCATTAAGCTGATCAACAACAATCTCACCAGACATGTGGTCATCAACATACTCAAACTCGCGGATGTAACCTAAAAAATCGAAACACAAAGTATCATCATTACACTTGAAACAATATACATGAAAGCAAGTAACCGAGTCATAGCTACTAGCTCTGCAAAAATAACCATACCGTACTTTTTGATAACGATAAGGATCTTGATGATAACTTTAGAAGAAGGCCTGATCATAACCTGCCTTTTTCCCCTCTTCTCTCCATTGTACATGCTCTGAAGAGCGTCATTGAGGACAT is drawn from Camelina sativa cultivar DH55 chromosome 8, Cs, whole genome shotgun sequence and contains these coding sequences:
- the LOC109125895 gene encoding uncharacterized protein LOC109125895, producing MSGASFPANLPSMVSIVLILTGTNFSEWKEKVEFTLGVLDMDLALREEEPDPLTIISTEEEKALHKAWEKANRLSMMFLKMTIASNIKTSLPNADKAIDYVAAIEERFKTADKSLAGKLMADLTTIKYDGTMSMHEHCIEMTNLAAKLKNLGMSINYNAIDERWTSNELANKLVQEEARLGREGIKVSHHVQGAGPKVGFGHKKSHQRAQPTMNDSDQVNPKKKAKKDYRCNFCKKVGHFQKDCPKRREWFEKKGIPYDPDHKFK